From Halobacillus sp. Marseille-Q1614, the proteins below share one genomic window:
- a CDS encoding DUF1048 domain-containing protein — protein sequence MSIFEKIIGSLNDKREWKAMEARAKALPSDYYNAYKAIQKYMWTTGGPSDWKDISRIFGGILDLFEEGAAEGKKVTDLTGEDVAAFCDDLLKDEKTWKDKYREKLNDSIRRELS from the coding sequence ATGAGTATTTTTGAGAAAATTATCGGTAGTCTGAATGACAAGCGGGAATGGAAAGCGATGGAGGCGCGTGCGAAGGCACTTCCAAGTGATTATTACAATGCTTACAAAGCGATCCAAAAGTATATGTGGACCACTGGTGGTCCTTCTGACTGGAAGGACATAAGCCGTATCTTTGGCGGCATTCTCGATCTCTTCGAGGAAGGTGCAGCGGAAGGTAAGAAAGTTACTGACCTCACAGGTGAGGATGTGGCCGCTTTTTGCGACGATCTATTGAAAGACGAGAAAACCTGGAAAGACAAGTATCGCGAGAAATTGAACGATTCGATTCGTCGGGAGCTAAGCTAA
- a CDS encoding L,D-transpeptidase family protein has product MQLRKIAFVLGILGLSLCFMVKPAEAAQNEAIIINKSNNQLAFYEKGTLVKVLPVATGRTKSLTPEGKFSLVNKVKNRPWYKGNISGGDPRNPLGARWLGLKVPGDWGHTSGNIYGVHGTNNPSSIGTYASNGCIRMYNKDVIWLYDRADHNIPVYITSASSSFPALAQKFGVAKAQKAVAGYETFNVNLRYGSKGDAVKILQRKLSITADGSFGPQTLSAVKKFQKSKGLVADGIVGPKTRKALFSK; this is encoded by the coding sequence ATGCAGCTAAGAAAAATCGCGTTTGTATTGGGGATTTTGGGATTGAGTTTATGTTTTATGGTAAAGCCGGCGGAGGCCGCACAGAACGAAGCAATTATTATTAACAAAAGTAACAACCAACTGGCTTTTTATGAAAAAGGTACACTTGTGAAAGTATTACCTGTAGCCACGGGAAGAACGAAAAGTTTAACGCCGGAAGGGAAATTTTCTCTAGTGAATAAGGTTAAAAACAGGCCATGGTATAAAGGAAATATCTCAGGTGGTGATCCACGGAATCCATTAGGTGCAAGATGGCTCGGGCTCAAAGTACCGGGAGACTGGGGACATACTTCAGGAAATATTTATGGAGTACATGGAACCAATAACCCGTCCTCGATTGGAACTTACGCGTCCAACGGCTGTATTCGAATGTATAATAAAGATGTCATCTGGCTGTATGACCGGGCGGATCATAACATTCCGGTCTATATTACAAGCGCTTCCTCATCATTCCCGGCGTTAGCACAAAAATTTGGGGTTGCCAAAGCCCAAAAAGCAGTCGCAGGATATGAAACCTTTAACGTCAACTTAAGGTATGGCAGTAAAGGAGATGCAGTGAAAATTCTACAGAGAAAACTCAGCATTACGGCTGATGGGTCCTTTGGGCCGCAGACCTTAAGCGCTGTAAAGAAGTTTCAAAAGTCAAAAGGGTTAGTGGCTGATGGTATTGTAGGGCCTAAAACAAGGAAAGCATTATTCAGTAAATAA
- a CDS encoding PadR family transcriptional regulator → MSNFREMMKGVLEGCVLEIISRGETYGYEITQQLRELGFTDVVEGTVYTITMRLEKNNLVDIEKKPSTMGPPRKFYTLNAAGQEHLEIFWGKWEFVSSKINELKKEKEK, encoded by the coding sequence ATGAGCAATTTTAGAGAAATGATGAAAGGGGTGCTGGAGGGGTGTGTGCTTGAGATCATCAGCCGTGGCGAAACTTACGGTTATGAAATCACTCAACAGCTGCGAGAACTTGGCTTCACGGATGTGGTTGAAGGCACAGTTTATACGATTACCATGCGGCTTGAGAAAAACAATCTGGTGGATATCGAGAAAAAGCCATCCACTATGGGACCACCGAGAAAATTTTACACACTCAACGCAGCAGGCCAAGAGCACCTTGAAATATTTTGGGGGAAATGGGAATTTGTCTCAAGTAAAATTAACGAACTAAAAAAGGAAAAGGAGAAATGA